In the genome of Salana multivorans, the window GGTGTCGACGAGGAGCGTCGTGCCGGCCCCGGCGCTCGCGACCTGGGCGACGAACGCGTCGCGCTCGGTGTCGTGCAGGAGCGTGAACGCGTGGGCGGCCGTCCCGATCGTGTGCAGCCCGTACCGCCGGCCGGCCTCGAGGTTCGAGGTCCCGTCGAACCCGGCCACGACGGCGGCGCGGGCGGCCGCGACCGCCGCGTCCTCGTGCGCGCGGCGGCTGCCCATCTCCAGGCAGGGGCGGCCGATCGCGGCCTGGGTCATCCGGGACGCGGCGGAGGCGACGGCCGAGTCGTAGTTGAGGATCGAGAGGATGAGCGTCTCGAGGACGACGGCGTCGGCGAAGGTGCCGGACGCCTGGAGGATCGGCGAGCCGGGGAAGTACAGCTCGCCCTCGGCGTAGCCCGTGATGTCGCCGCGGAAGGTGTACTCCCGCAGGTACTCGAGCATCCGGTCGCTGACGATCCCCTCGGCGGCGATCCAGTCGAGGGCCGGGCCGTCGAACCGGAACGACTCGATCGCCTCGAGCAGCCGCCCCGTCCCCGCGACCACGCCGTAGCGCCGGCCGGACGGCAGGCGGCGCGCGAAGACCTCGAAGACGCAGGCGCGGTCGGCGGTGCCGTCCGCCAGGGCCGCGTCGATCATGGTGAGCTCGTAGCGATCCGTGAGAAGAGCGGTGCTGGCACGCATGGTGGCAAGCCTAGGGCGTGCCGGAGAACCCGCCTCGCGGCGGCTCAGCCGTGCCGGAACCGGACGCCGCCGGACTCGGGGTAGCCCCAGCGCAGCCCGCCCGAGCTGACCACGAGGCAGGCGCCGCACTCCAGGCAGGCGGCCTCGTCGGCCACGACCAGCTCCTCGTCCGTCTCGCGCGAGCGCGAGACGCGGTAGACGCCGGCCGGGCAGACGGCGATGACGGCGGCCGTCTCCGGGCTGCGCGGGTCCATCGCGCTCGTGTCGATGTGCGGGGTGGCGGCGTCGAACGCCGTCGCCCCGAGCAGCACGTTGAGCGCCGGTGCGCCCGGACGCCCCGCGTCCCGGGCCTCGCCGCCGACCTCCTCGCTCACGCCGACCTCCAGATCCGCCGGGCGTCGCCCAGCCACGTCCGCCAGCCCTGCCGCCGCAGCGCCCGGCGCAGCGCGACGCGGAGCGGGACGGTGTCCGAGCCGTCGATCGTGTAGGTCGCGCGCAGGACGTCGCGCGCGGTCTCGCCCCACGGCCCGTACGGGCCGCGCCGGTCGAGCAGGTCGGGCATGCCGGCGTGCGCCGCGAGGTCGCGGTAGGCGCTCGAGGCCGTCAGCAGCTCCTGGTAGGCGAGCGTCGCGTCCGGGTCGCCGGCCGCGACGGCGTCGGCGATCACGTCGCCCGCCGCGAGGCCGGACGTGATCGCGAGGTCCATCCCGCGCAGGACGAGGCCCGAGTTGAGCGTGAGCCCCGCGGCGTCGCCGACGACGACGCAGCCCGGCCACGCGACGGTCCCGACCATCGCCGCGCCGCCCTCGGCCACGAGGTGCGAGCCGTACTCCAGCACCTCGGCGTCCGCGACGTAGCGCTGCAGACCCGGGTGGGTCAGCAGGTGCGTGAACACCTCGCGGGCCGTGCGTCCGGACGCGACGAGGTCGTCGAGCCGCAGCACGACCCCGAGCGAGAGCGACTCCCGGTTCGTGTAGAGGAAGGCGCCGCCCGCGACGCCGAGCGTGGCGTCGCCGATGATCGCGTGCGCCGCGCCCTCGTCGCCGGCCACGCCGAACCGGTCGGCGATCCGCCGCGGGTCCAGCCCGAGGACCGCCTTGACGCCGACGGCGACGTCCCGCGCCGCCGGCTCGCCGCGCAGGCCGGCGCCGCGCGCGAGGAAGGAGTTGACGCCGTCGGCGAGGACGACGGCGGTGGAGCGCATGACCTGACCGCCCGCCACGACCCCGACGACCCGGCGGCCGCCGGGAGCCTCGGGCGCCTCCGCGACGGCGAGCGCCTCGACCAGCATCCCCGGCATCGGGAACGCGCCGGCGGCCTCGGCCCGCCCGGCGAGCCACGGGTCGAACCGCGCGCGCAGCACCGTCGCCGCGTTGGGCGCGCCGGCCGCCCCCCGGGCGGGCGGTCCGGCGAGCGAGGAGTCGGCGTAGTCGAGGGAGACCGCGGCGTCGGCGGTGAGCAGCGTCGTCACGTTCCGCGTCACCACGCGCTCCAGCGGGGCCTCGCGCCAGGCGTCGCCCACCGCGCAGACGAGCGCGTCCAGGTAGAGCACGCCGCCGGAGAGGTTCTTCGCCCCGGGCGTCTCGGCGCGCTCGACCAGCGCGACGTCGAGCCCCCGCTCGGCGAGCCGGAGGGCGGCGCTCGCCCCGGCGGGACCGGCACCGACGACCACGACGTCGACGTCGGGGGCGCCGTCGAGCGGGACGACGACGGGCGCTGCGGGCATCCCACCAGGGTAGTGGCGTCCCCCGCGCCGAGCTCGACCCCACCGCGCCGGACGGCGGTCCCGACGCCGACCCCGCGGCGAGCCCGGCGATGCGTAGGGTGGAGGCATGGCCACCGCCGCGCCCTCGCTCGCACCGGCGAGCCGGACGCGCCCGGACGCCCGGCAGCAGCCCGCCCGGCCCTGGCGCACCGTCGTGTGGAACGACCCCGTCAACCTCATGAGCTACGTCAGCTACGTCTTCCGCAGCCACTTCGGGTACTCGGCCGAGCGGGCGGACGAGCTCATGCTGGCCGTCCACCGCGAGGGTCGCGCCGTCGTCTCGACGGGCAGCCGCGAGCGCATGGAGGCGGACGTCGAGGCCATGCACGGCTACGGCCTGTGGGCCACCCTCGAGCAGGAGACCTGAGTGCGCGCCTTCCGCCGGTCCCGGGACGGCTACACCGCCCGGCTCGACGCCACCGAGCGCACGATCGTGGCGCGGACCGTCGCCGACGTCGCGGCGCTCCTCGGCTTCCCCGTCGACGGGCCCGAGCCCGCGTCGTGGCGCCACCCGGCCGATCCGCGCGCCGACGGCGGCCCGGCGGTCGGGTCGCTGGACACGCACGACGACGACGCGCTGCCGCCCCAGGACCCGGCCCTCATGCGCCTGCTGCCGCCCGCCAGCGAGGACCAGGAGATCGCCGGGGAACTGCGCCGGCTGAGCGAGGCGTCCGTCCGCACGGCCAAGGCGCAGCGGCTGCACGCCGTCTGGCACGCCCTGCGCGCGCCGGGGGAGAAGCTCGTCGTGCCCCTCGACCGGGCGATGGAGTGGGCCGGCGCGCTCACCGACGTGCGGCTCGTGCTCGCCGAGCGGCTCGGGATCGAGGACGAGGAGGACGCGGCCCGGCTCGACCGGGTGGCCCTCGCGGGTCCGGACGAGGTGAGCCGCGCGCTGGCGACGCTCTACCTCGCGCTGTCCTGGCTCCAGGAGTCGCTCCTGGAGGCCATGCTGCGTGATCTTCCCGACACCGGGGCCGAATAGGGCCTCCGCGGACGCTCGATGTCGGTGCCCCGGCCTAGCCTGTGGGGCATGCGTGAGCGTCCCATCGGCATCTTCGACTCCGGCGTCGGCGGCCTGACCGTCGCGCGCGCGGTGCTCGACCAGCTTCCGAACGAGGAGGTGCGCTACCTCGGGGACACGGCGCGGGCGCCGTACGGGCCGCGGCCGATCGCGCAGGTGCGCGCGTACTCGCTCGAGATGCTCGACCACCTCGTCGACTCCGGCGTCAAGGCCCTCGTCATCGCGTGCAACTCGGCGTCCTCGGCGATGCTGCGGGACGCGCGCGAGCGCTACGAGCCGGCCGGCATCCCGGTCCTCGAGGTCATCAACCCCG includes:
- the clpS gene encoding ATP-dependent Clp protease adapter ClpS: MATAAPSLAPASRTRPDARQQPARPWRTVVWNDPVNLMSYVSYVFRSHFGYSAERADELMLAVHREGRAVVSTGSRERMEADVEAMHGYGLWATLEQET
- a CDS encoding DUF2017 family protein, which encodes MRAFRRSRDGYTARLDATERTIVARTVADVAALLGFPVDGPEPASWRHPADPRADGGPAVGSLDTHDDDALPPQDPALMRLLPPASEDQEIAGELRRLSEASVRTAKAQRLHAVWHALRAPGEKLVVPLDRAMEWAGALTDVRLVLAERLGIEDEEDAARLDRVALAGPDEVSRALATLYLALSWLQESLLEAMLRDLPDTGAE
- a CDS encoding nicotinate phosphoribosyltransferase is translated as MRASTALLTDRYELTMIDAALADGTADRACVFEVFARRLPSGRRYGVVAGTGRLLEAIESFRFDGPALDWIAAEGIVSDRMLEYLREYTFRGDITGYAEGELYFPGSPILQASGTFADAVVLETLILSILNYDSAVASAASRMTQAAIGRPCLEMGSRRAHEDAAVAAARAAVVAGFDGTSNLEAGRRYGLHTIGTAAHAFTLLHDTERDAFVAQVASAGAGTTLLVDTYDIEQGVITAVDVAGRALGAVRLDSGDLPVVAREVREQLDELGASDTRIVVSSDLDEYAIAALAAAPVDSYGVGTSVVTGSGFPTCGMVYKLVLREGEDGAMHAVAKKSSGGKASIGGRKAAGRRIENGLATEEVVFLSPDDDVPVLDEAIAEVGQGELRALQVPLVVAGRIDESYTGPAGVQRARERHAASLDELPRAARRLSAGDPAIPTEVITV
- a CDS encoding FAD-dependent oxidoreductase, encoding MPAAPVVVPLDGAPDVDVVVVGAGPAGASAALRLAERGLDVALVERAETPGAKNLSGGVLYLDALVCAVGDAWREAPLERVVTRNVTTLLTADAAVSLDYADSSLAGPPARGAAGAPNAATVLRARFDPWLAGRAEAAGAFPMPGMLVEALAVAEAPEAPGGRRVVGVVAGGQVMRSTAVVLADGVNSFLARGAGLRGEPAARDVAVGVKAVLGLDPRRIADRFGVAGDEGAAHAIIGDATLGVAGGAFLYTNRESLSLGVVLRLDDLVASGRTAREVFTHLLTHPGLQRYVADAEVLEYGSHLVAEGGAAMVGTVAWPGCVVVGDAAGLTLNSGLVLRGMDLAITSGLAAGDVIADAVAAGDPDATLAYQELLTASSAYRDLAAHAGMPDLLDRRGPYGPWGETARDVLRATYTIDGSDTVPLRVALRRALRRQGWRTWLGDARRIWRSA
- a CDS encoding 4Fe-4S dicluster domain-containing protein, yielding MSEEVGGEARDAGRPGAPALNVLLGATAFDAATPHIDTSAMDPRSPETAAVIAVCPAGVYRVSRSRETDEELVVADEAACLECGACLVVSSGGLRWGYPESGGVRFRHG